The proteins below come from a single Vicinamibacteria bacterium genomic window:
- a CDS encoding outer membrane beta-barrel protein, with product MRRAFVVLWLLTLPVVTMADEPPAKPRSGNRQPTATRRRQGPDVFGGFSYTHAGQANLKGWHLSGAIPFGGHLLGGSVRIAADLSGHYGSFAGADLNQLTFLAGPRIAWNRGRLSPFGQVLVGGARTGTSITTPQVLSGSSTAWGGALGAGADYGLNRRWAARAQADLLLLHGQGVWDTNPRLSLGAVYRFGH from the coding sequence ATGAGACGCGCCTTCGTAGTCCTGTGGCTGCTGACGCTTCCCGTCGTCACGATGGCTGACGAGCCTCCGGCCAAGCCGAGGTCCGGCAACCGCCAGCCGACCGCGACGAGACGGCGCCAGGGCCCCGATGTCTTCGGCGGCTTCTCTTACACGCACGCCGGCCAGGCGAACCTCAAGGGGTGGCACCTCTCGGGGGCTATCCCCTTCGGCGGTCATCTCCTCGGAGGTTCGGTCCGGATAGCGGCCGACTTGAGCGGACACTACGGCTCGTTCGCCGGCGCCGACCTCAACCAGCTCACGTTTCTGGCCGGCCCCCGGATCGCATGGAACCGCGGTCGGCTGAGCCCCTTTGGGCAGGTTCTGGTGGGCGGCGCGCGGACGGGGACCAGCATAACGACGCCCCAGGTCCTCAGCGGCAGCAGCACGGCGTGGGGCGGCGCGCTCGGAGCGGGGGCCGACTACGGGCTCAACCGGCGCTGGGCCGCCCGCGCCCAGGCCGACCTACTCCTGCTTCATGGACAGGGCGTGTGGGATACCAACCCCCGCCTGTCACTAGGAGCCGTCTACCGCTTCGGCCACTGA